The genomic segment CGCCAAATGGAGgaaagtcatttctgtgattaaaagcctgactgcttatttttttcacaccgtgctcagactgggACCCACAGCCTGACGTACACCTGTTAAGTCAGACACAAaagactgtgatttgacactttttttgCATTCACTCCATCTGTCataatattttaatagtttttgcagtgtgcatgctgattacaaatgaatcagaaaagtctgcaactttacagcacagtctgaaaaagatgaaattgtacagcttatctttgatttggaggtgatgattgtaaaaagaaaagcttgttgagggtcaaattaatccataataaactccagagacagagaaatttaaaactgtcatgcatgtcattgcatgacacggagttacagagctccagaagcataaatcaggctttaaattaattaaataaatcatcataaattttaaatttgatatcttaagtatttttatatttattttgatagtacctgtacctgaatgtgttgctgtatgtggttaaattattttaaaaaatgctgaaaacataaaaggttcattcagtatttCAGCAcatttggaaccaaaatggcgccttgTTCCAAGTTGACGTTATACTACTCAATCAAGGGATTCTACCTTCCCCTTCTTTACTGATGGCTCACACTGCTGTTTTTCAAactctgagctttttggaaaaacgaagttgaaaggctttgtgtttccaaaaacagacacagaaggacctctggattatttaatgtagggtttttatggcatttttttttttttgacttcagCTTAGAGTGAAGCAGAGACGCTGTtttcagctgctgctgttcaCAGCACTGTGGCCACAGAACGCGCTGACTCTCATTTCTGCTTTTTGCGATTTGatacgaagaaaatgagaaatatgtttcttattactttaattattggtttaaaattacaaaactatgactctataagcttgaaatacaatCAAACTGgttcattttcagcaacatttcagttaatttttcagaaattctgtgctgggtggcacagccaatttgaacagGTGGAAATTTGCACTACGAGGCGGGGCCGCCCACCGTGGCTAGAACCCTGGTCCCCACCGCTTTTTCAGCTCTGCTCCATGCAGTCCAACCGTCTTACCTTTTCCATTTTTATATGCCAACGCTTTCTCGATAAAGTCTGCTGCATCTTCGAAGTAGATGCTGATGTCAAAGAGATCAGAGTCGATGGCCGGGAAGCCATGGTAGATAATCTCTGTCCCAGCGTAGAACTCAGCACAGGTGTCAACATGCATGAACGAGTGTCCCTCTGCAGCATTCAGAACATGAGTTATGCCCAGGCTTTTTAGACGATACACATTCTTCGCCCCATCCCTGCAccaaatgaacaaaaacaatttCAGACATGTTACAGAGGGTGGCAGGTGATACATGATGATACAAAATGTATGATTTAGTGAAGCCAATTCAGAACACTGGTAACTATCATTGGGAGACCAAACAATAATCAGGAACAGTAGGATGGTACAAACATAATTTAATCATAAGAACTATGGAAGGAAGAGCTGTCTGGTCCTTTGTATATCTGTACTGCCCTCTACTGATCAGTTCTCCAAGCACTTCTTAGTGATACATTTATTTGTGTTGAACATCACCTGATTTCTGCACTTTTCCTTCACTACAAAACACCTCACGAACACAAATTTCTGCATTACCCTCAAACGGCAGATGTTGTTCTGTTGGGGTGAAAACTAGTGCCTGACTCGTTTCCATTCATCcactcagcagctgctgacattcATTTATACACCTATGACTAAAAGCAATTTATTAGCATAATCTTAGTTCATTTGTATAAAGTAATAAAATGCCAAATGAAATGAAAAGATACCACCCAGGAGAAGATCATGTGTGATGCAAGTTAACGAGAGCAGAATGAGAGGAGAAAATGTAAGATGGCAGGCACCAAAACCAAAACTGTGAATGAGCATATAAATCTGCAAAAGTGAATAATGAAGCTACATAAACCAGTCTATCGCTTGTCAaaaggtatcaatcaatcaattttttttatatagtgtcaaatcacaacaaacagttgccccaaggcgctttatattgtaaggcaaggccatacaataattatgtaaaaccccaacggtcaaaacgaccccctgtgagcaagcacttggctacagtgggaaggaaaaactcccttttaacaggaagaaacctccagcagaaccaggctcagggaggggcagtcttctgctgggactggttggggctgaggtatgaaaaaattatgaaattatgTTTAAGATGCTTTGGAATTCTCAGATTATCAttgtcaaaataataataatttagattaattatggAAAAATAACTCTCTGTTCATTTTAAAGTCAAAATGAGGATTCTGGAGGAAGCAAATGACAAGAAAAGTCAGTGCTCATAGTTCTGCCCAGAAGCGTGAGCGGTGGGTGCAATAACCCAAGTGTGGCTAAGCTGCAGTGACCCCTAGATGGGTCTGGGGGCATGTGCACATGGAAAATTTTTGGATTTATAAAGATGTAAAATGGTGCATTCCAAGGCTAATTCCccaacattaaaaatacattcatttgtatttttatttatttattttaggcaTTTATGTCACACAATAATGTTTTCAAGTTACGTtattcagccacatggggtgtgcaaccagtacattctgagtgctagtCCCAAGCCTGGACAAATGAGTAGGGTcgtatcaaagtaaaaaaaagaagaaaaaaaaaaaagaaaaacgtcacactagagaaggccagaaggagttgcattgtgtgtctgtggacttaagagaaagcttatgacagtgtAACAAGAGTTgtggtgtagcggctgcactctgtgttgtgttgttatgactccgcccattcgctcccctcgagacgcgaactcacgatcctcggcatggaagtcggactctctaaccagaaggctaaaacccaaggCTCTGGCCCTTGTGACCAGAccaggtttactaactacatctgcacagcaacacctgctggctTCCGTTGCAGTGGCATcacatgaggaagtctggagtgataGAGAAgtatgtggggggtgggggtggggggggtgcagGATATGTCCAAGGCTGGAGATGGGAGTACGTCAAGGAtgggctctgagccctttcttgttcacaatagtGATGAACAGGCTGATGgatgaaatcagacaggagtTTCCATGGATTATGATGTCTGCAGGTgatatctgggtctctgtgtgtggatggttaggtgtttgtggccgtcaccacaattcggttttgggtgttctcaaggggatcaagactctggtgttctAGAATAGGGTAcaaatgctcactaactagacaacagactgtggcTGTCACTGCttcttcatgtgtggttgtttgcctTGGTATGTTGTATTGTTGGGGTTCTGCTTGTTTGGCGTTTCACATTTTTCATTACTTCACAGTTATTACTGTCACCActtgtcttcatgttgttttggtggtcagccgTTCCAGGcagaagttatcggttagctttaaataaaatgttataggctcatcaggaagggcagatgaaggtcacacacgcacaccacattcactcatgcactacatactatctgtcttgcaagaacaaattgcatatatgtgtatatatgtatataaactgTTCTGCCAGTCTGGCAATTaccatcactatatatgcagacagtggtgggaaaacaaaaaggaaaaaacacacgGATTGAAGCTTACCAGCTAAAGACACGACCATCTGttcgcaagttcttcatggaggtgaagaaagtgaacaggTCCGACTACAAGCCCAAAATCAGAAGCTTTGATATTCAGGCAATACCATaggtttgcgtgtttatatatataatagccatgtaATAAGCTAATTATGAACCTCACTTGCGCTGTCTATCAGACCTCAGTGCTCTTGCCATGTAATGTCAAGatctcggtctgatattttcctgtacagaccttcGTGCTTTGTTAATAATCCTTcaataaaacagaaaatattcacatttaagaagctgaaataagagaattcagtttttttttaattactcaaaatgattttttttaaaacagttgtTAATTAATTTACTACTCAGTTTATCAGTTAATTGATTAATTGTTCCAACTCTATTCAGAACTAGAATGGTCGAACTTCCAAAGCTTATTCGATATTTTATCTAAAATATCCCTCATTCTGACAATGTTCATAATTCAGTGAATACTGCTGtaagtttttatttaaatttttttaggaAGGTGATTTCGTAGCCGTTTAACAGCTACAGAGCAGTGACTTTGTgaaacaattatatatatatatatatatatatatatatatatcacggcTATGGAGTCACTTCCTTTttttaatctctctctctcacacacacacacacacacacacacacacacacacacacacacacacacacacacacaccgaaccGCCACCTGCTAACTTTATGAATCAGTCTCTGAACAGTCTCACCCATTTCCGATATATAATCCGGGAAAAACCTGATTGTACGCTTCTGTCGGACAGCAGTAAAGGCCGTTATCGTCTGTTAGCAGATCTTGTACCTGCTGCAAAGTCACCTCACACTCCGACATGTCAACTTTTCTAAGTGTTTTCAGCAACACGTAAATATGGCGAAAGTGACCTTTATTAATCTCTTTAAATTGCTTACTGTCGTGTATCGTTCCAAGTACCccccccttcttcttcttcttcttcttcgtgtttCATGGCGGTTGGCAACCAGCTTCTATGGAGCATTACTGCCactaactggactgcagtgtTGGTCAGGAGGCTAGCATCCCCAAAACCAAAAAattaaaggaagaaaaaaaaaaacagccgtcgACCCATACCCTATGTAGTAACcctgtatccccccccccccgttttccTTTTTGGGGGATTTGTATTAGCAGTTGGCGTTTTGCCGCCAGCACGTGGCCAGGAGTGTGGACAGGTGTGCCAAAGTAGTTATCACCGTTAGAAATTGTATCCCTGGCGCGGGAGCgcgcactcactcagtgcagcgctTACAAACGATTTCCCgctgctcccagacaaaaataacagcatgttggTTGTTTCACgtttatatctatctatctatctatctatctatatgtaAAACGCTGTAAGtcgtttattaaaaagaaaacgcTGTGAGACATTTATAGATGAAAAAcaagctgtaagacgtttatagaggtaaaaaaaaacaacaaaaaacaaatacgctgtaagacgtttatgacCGCACCGCTGTCAAGATAATCAAATGAttttcattatttctttttttcagttCGTTCATTCGAGATTAATTAtacatacatatttatgtaaattttacagtttaaacctgtaattaaaaaatattaatctgtaattttgatggtcgttttcatgttgaactggcatggccatgctgatattaaacctttttttttttcttttttgtaaaatttacaaattaattaatttaattaattaagtcccattggctgctcccttgatttcactcagggtcaccacggcAGATGCAAGGAGggactgcatgttgatttggcacaagctgtaaaccagatgcccttcctcatGCAACATCACATtgcagtgaaatgtggcaggggtggggtttgaaccaggaacctttgttactgaaaccaagtgcactaaacacttggccaccacccctgatatctgtctgtatTTTAGTAAATACGg from the Thalassophryne amazonica chromosome 16, fThaAma1.1, whole genome shotgun sequence genome contains:
- the dusp3b gene encoding dual specificity protein phosphatase 3b, producing MSECEVTLQQVQDLLTDDNGLYCCPTEAYNQVFPGLYIGNGDGAKNVYRLKSLGITHVLNAAEGHSFMHVDTCAEFYAGTEIIYHGFPAIDSDLFDISIYFEDAADFIEKALAYKNGKGRVYVHCKEGYSRAPTLVIAYLMLRHNMDIHTAVSIVQQKRNIGPNDGFLVQLCQLNQRLARQ